In one window of Ovis aries strain OAR_USU_Benz2616 breed Rambouillet chromosome 3, ARS-UI_Ramb_v3.0, whole genome shotgun sequence DNA:
- the UBAC1 gene encoding ubiquitin-associated domain-containing protein 1 — protein sequence MFVQEEKIFAGKVLRLHVCAFDGAEWLEEATEDTSVEKLKERCLKHCAPGSLEDPKNVTHHKLIHAASERVLSDAKTLLEEHVQDEDVILLIRKRAPAPLPKMAEVSAEEKNKQEQRAPDRDAIFRATASLPSHNMDRAVVQTSARDFQTELRKILVSLIEVAQKLLALNPDAVELFRKANAMLDEDEDEHVDEAALRQLTEMGFPETRAAKALRLNHMSVPQAMEWLIEHAEDPTIDTPLPGPASQGEVGAEAAPAAGTSEEEEGRDELTEIFRKIRRRREFRADARAVISLMEMGFDEKEVIDALRVSNNQQNAACEWLLGDRRPSPEELDKGIDPESPLFQAILDNPVVQLGLTNPKTLLAFEDMLENPLNSTQWMNDPETGPVMLQISRIFQTLNRT from the exons ATGTTcgtgcaggaggagaagatctTTGCGGGCAAGGTGCTGCGGCTGCACGTCTGCGCGTTCGACGGCGCCGAGTGGCTGGAGGAGGCGACCGAGGACACCTCGGTGGAGAAGCTCAAGGAGCGCTGCCTCAAGCAC TGTGCGCCTGGGAGCTTAGAAGACCCCAAGAATGTGACCCATCACAAATTAATACACGCCGCGTCTGAGAGGGTGCTGAGTGACGCCAAGACCCTCCTGGAGGAGCACGTCCAGGACGAGG ATGTGATACTGTTGATCCGAAAGCGCGctccagcccccctccccaagATGGCTGAAGTCTCCGCAGAAGAAAAG AATAAACAAGAGCAGAGAGCCCCGGACAGAGACGCTATCTTCCGAGCCACCGCCAGCCTGCCTTCCCACAACATGGACCGGGCCGTGGTGCAGACCAGCGCGAGGGAC TTCCAGACGGAGCTCCGGAAAATCCTGGTGTCTCTCATCGAGGTGGCTCAGAAGTTGCTGGCGCTGAACCCGGATGCCGTGGAATTATTTAGGAAGGCAAACG CCATGCTGGACGAGGACGAGGACGAGCACGTGGATGAGGCGGCCCTGCGGCAGCTCACGGAGATGGGATTCCCGGAGACCAGGGCGGCCAAGGCCCTGCGGCTGAACCA CATGTCAGTGCCCCAGGCCATGGAGTGGCTCATTGAGCACGCGGAGGACCCCACCATCGACACTCCGCTCCCAGGCCCAGCCTCACAGGGAGAGGTGGGCGCCGAGGCCGCCCCTGCCGCCGGGAccagtgaggaggaggagggcagagacGAGCTGACAGAGATCTTCAGGAAGATCCGGAGGAGAAGGGAGTTCCGTGCGGACGCCCGG GCTGTCATTTCCCTGATGGAGATGGGCTTCGACGAGAAGGAAGTGATCGACGCCCTCAGAGTGAGCAACAACCAGCAGAACGCCGCC TGCGAATGGCTGCTGGGTGACCGCAGGCCCTCTCCCGAGGAGCTGGACAAGGGCATCGACCCTGAGAGCCCCCTGTTTCAGGCCATCCTGGACAACCCTGTGGTGCAGCTGGGCCTGACCAACCCGAAAACCTTACTAG